The proteins below come from a single Planctomycetota bacterium genomic window:
- the msrB gene encoding peptide-methionine (R)-S-oxide reductase MsrB has protein sequence MRRIAAVLAVVAVVLLPTGCDSAATAEVNATPTTRPAMSASGHDLTGWDAARANAVAKEKLSPLGYKVTREDGTERAFTSDLLNEKRSGVFACIVCALPLYSSDTKYDSGTGWPSFWREIDEDHVVTKPDFSYGMVRTEVECGRCNSHLGHVFTDGPAPTGLRHCINGVSLTFVPSDIG, from the coding sequence ATGAGACGCATCGCTGCTGTTCTAGCTGTCGTGGCCGTCGTGTTGCTGCCGACTGGCTGCGACTCTGCTGCCACCGCCGAAGTCAACGCCACGCCCACGACGCGGCCGGCGATGAGTGCCAGCGGGCACGACCTGACCGGCTGGGACGCCGCTCGCGCAAACGCTGTTGCGAAAGAGAAGCTTTCGCCGCTCGGCTACAAGGTCACACGCGAAGACGGCACCGAGCGTGCGTTCACCAGCGATCTGCTGAACGAGAAGCGCAGCGGTGTCTTCGCCTGTATCGTGTGCGCGTTACCGCTCTACAGCAGCGACACGAAATACGACAGTGGCACCGGCTGGCCGAGCTTTTGGCGCGAGATTGACGAGGATCACGTCGTGACCAAGCCGGACTTCAGCTACGGCATGGTCCGCACCGAGGTCGAGTGCGGCCGGTGCAACAGCCACCTCGGCCACGTCTTCACCGACGGTCCGGCACCGACCGGACTGAGGCACTGCATCAATGGCGTCTCATTGACCTTCGTCCCGAGCGACATCGGCTAG
- a CDS encoding CPXCG motif-containing cysteine-rich protein: MDQDDASYVCPSCGEEIVIPVDPSAGEEQEYVEDCPVCCRPVIIRVFRSGDALVVDAQAE; the protein is encoded by the coding sequence GTGGACCAAGACGACGCGAGCTACGTCTGCCCTTCCTGCGGCGAGGAGATCGTCATCCCCGTCGATCCATCTGCTGGCGAGGAGCAGGAGTATGTCGAAGACTGCCCCGTCTGCTGCCGGCCGGTGATCATCCGCGTCTTCCGCTCGGGCGACGCCCTGGTCGTCGACGCTCAGGCCGAGTGA
- the accD gene encoding acetyl-CoA carboxylase, carboxyltransferase subunit beta translates to MATTAPAETRPPKSTRIPEGLWVACKGCGATLFRKSLEANLLVCPECGHHHRVSGRERVRQLADPDTFEETDGDLTSTDPLGFSDRKTYTDRLAAERLKGGSADALVSGRAFIKGRPVIVAAMDPTFMMGSMGSVVGEKLTRAIERATDEKKPIIIVSCSGGARMQESTLSLMQMAKTSAALARHDDAGGLFVSVLSDPTTGGVTASFAMLGDFILAEPGALIGFAGPRVIESTTKQKLPPGFQRAEFLEQKGFVDFVVPRHDLRKEIARLIDYCCG, encoded by the coding sequence ATGGCGACGACTGCTCCAGCCGAGACCCGGCCGCCGAAATCGACACGCATTCCTGAAGGCCTCTGGGTCGCCTGCAAGGGTTGCGGTGCGACGCTCTTCCGAAAGTCGCTCGAAGCCAACCTGCTCGTCTGCCCCGAGTGCGGCCATCACCACCGCGTCTCGGGCCGCGAGCGGGTGCGACAGCTTGCCGACCCGGACACGTTCGAGGAGACCGACGGCGACCTTACCAGCACGGACCCGCTCGGCTTTTCCGACCGCAAAACCTACACCGACCGGCTCGCCGCCGAGCGGCTCAAAGGCGGCTCGGCCGACGCACTCGTCAGCGGCCGGGCGTTCATCAAGGGCCGTCCCGTCATCGTCGCGGCGATGGACCCGACGTTCATGATGGGCTCGATGGGCAGCGTCGTCGGCGAGAAGCTAACTCGCGCAATCGAACGCGCGACCGACGAGAAGAAGCCCATCATCATCGTCAGCTGCTCCGGCGGAGCACGCATGCAGGAGTCGACGCTCTCACTCATGCAGATGGCCAAAACCTCGGCCGCCCTGGCTCGCCACGACGACGCCGGCGGGCTCTTCGTCAGCGTCCTCTCTGATCCGACAACGGGCGGCGTCACAGCGAGCTTTGCCATGCTGGGCGACTTCATCCTCGCCGAGCCGGGTGCGCTGATCGGTTTCGCAGGCCCACGCGTGATCGAGTCGACGACCAAGCAAAAGCTTCCGCCCGGCTTCCAGCGTGCCGAGTTCCTTGAGCAGAAGGGCTTTGTCGACTTCGTCGTACCGCGCCACGATCTTCGCAAGGAGATCGCCCGCTTGATCGACTACTGCTGCGGCTGA
- the rpe gene encoding ribulose-phosphate 3-epimerase — protein sequence MPDVFDPYAHDRPMILPSILSADFTKLGSEIDDVLDSGGDALHIDIMDGHFVRTVSFGPVVVKAARQAAPEAYLDCHLMVTRPEEVAPQLIAAGADGITFHAELADNVRRTLADLNSSVESDGVDIGVAINPMTPAEAVFPILDEVRLVLVMSVVPGASGQSFMPSVLDKCEAIKRRLRPDQRLEIDGGISVDTIGRARSAGVDWFVAASAIFGESNRADAIAALRAGLS from the coding sequence ATGCCCGACGTCTTCGACCCTTACGCCCATGACAGGCCGATGATCCTGCCGTCGATTCTGTCAGCCGACTTCACCAAGCTTGGGAGCGAAATCGACGACGTCCTCGACAGCGGTGGTGATGCGCTCCACATCGACATCATGGACGGACACTTCGTCAGGACCGTCAGCTTCGGACCGGTGGTGGTCAAGGCCGCAAGGCAAGCCGCCCCGGAGGCATACCTGGACTGTCACCTGATGGTCACGCGACCCGAAGAGGTCGCACCGCAGCTCATCGCCGCCGGTGCAGACGGCATCACGTTTCATGCCGAACTCGCCGACAACGTTCGGCGGACACTGGCGGACTTGAATAGCAGCGTTGAAAGCGACGGCGTCGACATCGGCGTGGCCATCAACCCGATGACGCCCGCCGAAGCCGTCTTTCCGATTCTGGACGAGGTTCGCCTTGTGCTCGTGATGAGCGTCGTGCCCGGCGCGAGCGGGCAATCGTTCATGCCAAGCGTGCTGGACAAGTGCGAGGCGATCAAGCGGCGACTACGACCCGACCAGCGACTCGAAATCGACGGCGGAATCAGCGTCGACACAATCGGCCGGGCACGATCCGCCGGCGTCGACTGGTTCGTCGCGGCCAGTGCGATCTTCGGCGAGTCGAACCGGGCCGACGCCATCGCCGCCCTTCGCGCTGGCCTGTCCTAA
- the ribF gene encoding riboflavin biosynthesis protein RibF translates to MELLHGLDAMNHLPRGAALSVGNFDGIHLGHQKIIDHLADAGTSGVVVATFEPHPTSVLRPDLAPPRLTSVERKRALLAEAGVTHLVELPADDSVLKLEAKAFCEAVRDRAEPAVWAEGHDFRFGRGAIGNVDRLTEWLAESGVSVEIVEQATVVLPGLQVVSASSSLVRWLVVHGRVCDAAAVLGRKYSVSGEVVRGAQRGRTIGFPTANVQVDDHLVPADGVYAGRCDVDGASHVAAVSIGTNPTFDGPVRTVEAYLVGFEGDLYGRHLSVTLERWLRGQERYSGVDPLVRQLNVDVEQAVRLVA, encoded by the coding sequence ATGGAGCTGTTGCACGGCCTGGATGCGATGAATCACCTGCCGCGAGGGGCGGCGTTGTCGGTTGGCAACTTCGACGGCATCCACCTCGGGCACCAGAAGATCATCGATCACCTTGCCGACGCTGGCACGTCAGGCGTGGTGGTCGCGACGTTCGAGCCGCATCCGACGTCGGTCCTTCGGCCCGACCTCGCGCCGCCGAGGCTGACGAGCGTCGAGCGGAAGCGTGCGCTGCTGGCCGAAGCGGGCGTGACGCATCTGGTCGAACTTCCGGCAGACGATTCAGTTCTGAAGCTGGAGGCCAAAGCGTTTTGTGAAGCGGTCCGCGACCGGGCCGAGCCGGCGGTCTGGGCGGAAGGGCACGACTTTCGGTTTGGCAGAGGTGCCATCGGCAACGTGGACCGGCTGACCGAGTGGCTAGCGGAGTCAGGCGTATCGGTCGAGATTGTCGAGCAAGCAACGGTGGTGTTGCCGGGCCTTCAGGTGGTTTCCGCGTCGAGCAGTCTGGTTCGATGGCTCGTCGTGCACGGGCGGGTGTGCGACGCGGCTGCGGTGCTCGGCCGGAAATACAGCGTGAGTGGCGAGGTCGTTCGCGGAGCCCAGCGTGGACGCACGATCGGTTTCCCGACGGCCAACGTGCAAGTAGATGACCACCTCGTCCCTGCAGACGGCGTCTATGCCGGGCGATGCGATGTCGACGGCGCGTCGCACGTCGCGGCGGTCAGCATCGGCACGAACCCGACGTTCGACGGACCAGTGCGGACGGTCGAGGCGTACCTGGTCGGCTTCGAGGGGGACCTGTACGGGCGTCACCTGAGTGTGACACTGGAGCGATGGCTGCGTGGGCAGGAGCGGTATTCCGGGGTCGATCCGCTGGTGCGTCAGCTCAACGTCGATGTTGAGCAAGCGGTTCGGTTGGTGGCTTGA
- a CDS encoding peptidylprolyl isomerase, with the protein MIRRQRPMSPVTRAVTETLESRRLLAAPQLLSQPFDLPVQAGKSLYVPVRADDTDGDALNLTAEVLGDDANNATATFLPRDTTYLQMNLADGRVLTYQLFDDVAPETVRRISGLAESGFYDDLRIFRVVPDFIFQFGSPGENGTNSNPVRDEVEFRFDDEFDADFVYNGDGQLAMANAGKDTNGSQFFVTQELATPGTDKRILDGNFTLFGQLLRGFDVRDDIISGSASSQILDDPVVVTSVDVVEITTDGVLAVSADSSLIGESFEVRVTATDPDGGTSTDTYEFDVIEDATNSPAVLLQSIDNLVTDQGQAIVFQTGAVDPEDDPIEYAAAFNDVENGGSFLTTQAGVGTVSVDQNTGDVTFTPEAGFTGAVDLFVYARDIIDGTPRTIRGNNSFPYDIQQVTVGVGDSGGTLIGQNVVAIRGVELQDAVVATLTDLDPNGDPSDWTATIDWGDGQVDQGLAGDNPVVVREGSTPGTFEVVGSHTYAGVADDLPITVNVTGNLGANLSVVALADVREAQTLDSSTGILTVNGTTGSDNIAVSLDGSNVIISINGLNTSQPQDSVGIIEIEGGDGDDLIVLGEDVAAARIFAGAGDDTVSGALGNDEIFGGDGDDVLDGFGGNDSIVGGEGNDYLLGGTGITFDAATLAAGFFDQDTLIGGAGNDTLTGGLDANVLEGGEGDDLLNGSGSRDTLRGQAGNDTLRGFGNNDLLIGGDGNDTLVGDALDGPRGGVANGGPDSLEGGNGVDLIEGVFGDDSLDGGAGADFLFGGDGDDTVFNDDDDDAFDSIEIIDGV; encoded by the coding sequence ATGATCCGTCGCCAACGCCCCATGTCGCCCGTCACCCGCGCCGTCACCGAAACGCTCGAGAGCCGCCGCCTCCTGGCCGCACCGCAGCTGCTGAGCCAGCCGTTCGACCTTCCGGTCCAGGCGGGCAAGTCGCTGTACGTCCCGGTTCGTGCCGACGACACCGACGGCGATGCGCTGAACCTGACCGCCGAAGTGCTCGGCGACGACGCGAACAACGCCACGGCCACGTTCCTGCCGCGTGACACGACGTATCTGCAGATGAACCTCGCTGATGGGCGCGTGCTGACGTACCAGCTCTTCGACGACGTCGCGCCGGAGACCGTCCGCCGCATCAGCGGTCTGGCCGAGTCGGGCTTCTACGACGACCTGCGGATCTTCCGCGTCGTTCCCGACTTCATCTTCCAGTTCGGCAGCCCGGGCGAAAACGGCACCAACTCGAACCCGGTCCGCGACGAGGTCGAGTTCCGGTTCGACGACGAGTTCGACGCCGACTTTGTCTACAACGGCGACGGCCAGCTCGCCATGGCCAACGCCGGCAAGGACACCAACGGCAGCCAGTTCTTCGTCACGCAGGAACTGGCCACGCCCGGCACGGACAAGCGCATCCTCGACGGCAACTTCACGCTCTTCGGACAGCTGCTTCGCGGATTCGACGTCCGCGACGACATCATTAGCGGCTCTGCAAGCAGCCAGATTCTCGACGATCCGGTCGTCGTGACCTCGGTCGATGTCGTCGAGATCACCACCGACGGCGTCCTGGCGGTCAGCGCTGACAGCTCGCTCATCGGCGAGTCGTTTGAAGTCCGCGTCACCGCCACCGATCCCGACGGCGGCACCTCGACGGACACGTACGAGTTCGACGTCATCGAGGACGCGACCAACAGCCCGGCCGTGTTGCTGCAGTCGATCGACAACCTCGTCACCGACCAGGGCCAGGCGATCGTCTTCCAGACCGGCGCGGTCGATCCGGAAGACGATCCGATCGAATACGCCGCCGCGTTCAACGACGTCGAAAACGGCGGCTCCTTCCTTACGACGCAGGCTGGCGTGGGAACCGTGAGCGTCGACCAGAACACCGGCGACGTCACGTTCACGCCCGAGGCCGGCTTCACAGGCGCGGTCGATCTGTTCGTCTACGCCCGCGACATCATCGATGGCACGCCGCGGACCATTCGTGGGAACAACAGCTTCCCGTACGACATCCAGCAGGTCACCGTCGGCGTCGGCGATTCGGGCGGCACGCTCATTGGCCAGAACGTCGTCGCCATTCGTGGCGTCGAGCTGCAGGACGCCGTCGTTGCGACGCTCACCGACCTCGACCCCAACGGCGATCCGTCCGATTGGACCGCCACCATCGACTGGGGCGACGGCCAGGTCGACCAGGGCCTCGCCGGTGACAACCCGGTCGTCGTCCGCGAAGGCTCGACGCCCGGCACGTTCGAAGTCGTCGGCAGCCACACGTACGCGGGCGTCGCGGACGACCTGCCTATCACCGTCAACGTCACCGGCAACCTCGGCGCTAACCTCAGCGTTGTCGCCCTGGCTGATGTTCGCGAGGCCCAGACGCTGGACAGCAGCACTGGCATCCTGACGGTCAACGGCACCACCGGCTCGGACAACATCGCCGTCTCGCTCGACGGCTCAAACGTCATCATCAGCATCAACGGCCTGAATACGTCGCAGCCGCAGGACAGCGTCGGCATCATCGAGATTGAGGGCGGCGACGGGGACGACCTGATCGTCCTGGGTGAAGACGTCGCGGCCGCACGCATCTTCGCCGGTGCCGGCGACGACACCGTCTCGGGCGCACTCGGTAACGACGAGATCTTCGGCGGTGACGGCGACGACGTGCTGGACGGCTTCGGCGGCAACGACTCGATCGTCGGCGGCGAGGGCAACGACTACCTGCTCGGCGGCACCGGCATCACCTTCGACGCCGCAACGCTGGCGGCGGGCTTCTTCGACCAGGACACGCTCATCGGCGGTGCCGGCAACGACACGCTGACCGGCGGCCTCGACGCCAACGTCCTCGAAGGCGGCGAGGGTGACGACCTGCTCAACGGCTCGGGCTCACGCGACACGCTCCGTGGCCAAGCCGGCAACGACACGCTCCGAGGCTTCGGCAACAACGACCTGCTCATCGGCGGCGATGGCAACGACACCCTCGTCGGCGACGCCCTCGATGGCCCGCGCGGCGGCGTCGCCAACGGCGGACCCGACTCGCTCGAAGGTGGCAATGGCGTCGACCTGATCGAGGGCGTCTTCGGCGACGACAGCCTCGATGGCGGCGCTGGTGCCGACTTCCTCTTCGGCGGCGACGGTGACGACACGGTCTTCAACGACGATGACGACGACGCGTTCGACTCGATCGAGATCATCGACGGCGTTTGA
- the lepB gene encoding signal peptidase I: protein MSSPSETTTIASSADAEQAGVRTTIEQVLIALVLAFVFRAFVVEAFIIPTGSMATTLLGAHMRFDCPDCGWDYDVNYRTVGSTTFIPKKAQNSSGEDRTLNIRCPNCGFRQPPRPMPGLDPVDENAQGPNVYYGDRILVLKYLYLFQDPQRYDVVVFKNPSRSGAAYANLPVESTESYQENYIKRLVGLPGESVLLLDGDVYIAGDARHKETAELTASDFKIARKSDTVQEALWRVVYDDDFRPRGAERDVQLSGGRVETDADFELPWKPSGGWRVESDGFAFAGEGGQLTFDKDANPLCFYLLDYIAYNQTWDDGLRGKDSADTFGRGFNFAGGPHSRDPGTAWLHYADDLRLSLVHHRRDGGGPIALRLSGNGKTFVARVTPGEVVLLDETDPSSPVELARHSDAGVSAVGGTSRLQLAHFDYAIHVEIDGKRVIETNYEPDVGELIFEERNSLKGPEPAASISAVGHVADITRVKLYRDVHYTARDQTAGGSGGGGLHPYASPELFPHGVMRLGEEEYFVIGDNPMLSGDARTWTDDVLLPRERLASDAGRVPGRFLLGKAFFVYWPGGYRPLPFLPPVVPNVGDMRFIR from the coding sequence ATGAGTTCGCCGTCCGAGACCACCACGATCGCCTCGTCGGCCGATGCGGAGCAGGCGGGGGTGCGGACGACGATCGAGCAAGTGCTCATCGCGCTCGTGCTCGCGTTCGTCTTCAGGGCGTTCGTCGTCGAGGCGTTCATCATCCCCACCGGCTCCATGGCCACGACGCTGCTGGGGGCGCACATGCGGTTCGATTGCCCGGACTGCGGGTGGGATTACGACGTCAACTACCGCACCGTCGGCTCGACCACGTTCATCCCGAAGAAGGCCCAGAATTCCAGCGGCGAGGATCGGACGCTCAACATCCGATGCCCCAACTGCGGCTTCCGACAGCCGCCGAGACCCATGCCCGGGCTGGACCCGGTCGACGAGAACGCACAAGGGCCGAACGTCTACTACGGCGACCGCATTCTGGTGCTGAAGTACCTCTACCTCTTCCAGGACCCCCAGCGTTACGACGTGGTTGTCTTCAAGAACCCGAGTCGGTCGGGAGCGGCCTACGCGAATCTGCCGGTCGAGAGCACGGAGTCGTACCAGGAGAACTACATCAAGCGGCTCGTCGGCCTGCCGGGCGAGAGCGTGCTGCTGCTCGACGGGGACGTCTACATCGCCGGCGACGCCCGGCACAAGGAGACGGCCGAGCTGACGGCGAGCGACTTCAAGATCGCCCGCAAGTCGGACACCGTGCAGGAGGCTCTCTGGCGTGTCGTGTACGACGACGACTTCCGCCCGCGCGGGGCCGAGCGGGACGTTCAGTTGTCGGGCGGACGCGTGGAGACGGATGCCGACTTCGAGCTTCCGTGGAAACCCTCGGGCGGCTGGCGTGTCGAATCGGACGGCTTCGCCTTCGCCGGTGAGGGCGGCCAGCTCACGTTCGACAAGGACGCCAACCCGCTCTGCTTCTACTTGCTCGACTACATCGCGTACAACCAGACATGGGATGATGGCCTTCGGGGGAAGGACAGTGCGGACACCTTTGGCCGAGGGTTCAACTTCGCCGGCGGACCGCACTCGCGTGATCCCGGCACGGCCTGGCTGCACTACGCCGATGACCTGCGCCTGAGCCTCGTCCACCACCGGCGCGACGGCGGCGGCCCGATCGCGCTGCGGCTGTCCGGCAATGGCAAGACGTTCGTCGCTCGCGTCACGCCGGGCGAAGTGGTTCTGCTGGACGAAACCGATCCGTCATCGCCGGTCGAACTCGCCCGGCACAGCGATGCGGGCGTCTCGGCCGTCGGCGGGACGTCGCGGCTGCAGCTGGCACATTTCGACTATGCGATCCACGTCGAGATCGATGGAAAGCGCGTCATCGAGACGAACTACGAGCCCGACGTCGGCGAACTGATCTTCGAGGAACGCAACAGCCTGAAGGGCCCGGAACCTGCGGCGTCGATCTCGGCCGTCGGGCACGTGGCCGACATCACGCGCGTCAAGCTGTACCGCGACGTCCACTACACCGCCCGCGACCAGACGGCTGGCGGCTCGGGCGGTGGCGGGTTGCATCCATACGCCTCGCCGGAGCTGTTCCCGCACGGCGTCATGCGGCTGGGCGAGGAGGAGTACTTCGTCATCGGTGATAACCCGATGCTGTCGGGCGACGCGCGGACGTGGACCGACGACGTTCTGCTCCCGCGTGAGCGACTCGCCTCAGATGCTGGCCGGGTTCCGGGCCGGTTTCTGCTCGGCAAGGCGTTCTTCGTCTACTGGCCGGGCGGGTACCGGCCGCTGCCCTTCCTGCCGCCGGTGGTGCCCAATGTCGGCGACATGCGGTTCATCCGCTGA